A window from Methylococcus mesophilus encodes these proteins:
- a CDS encoding type I polyketide synthase: MRTETAQPIAVIGMACRYPGAGNLLQLWENILARRQQFREMPDVRLPLGDYYDPDPAVSDKTYGRKAAVLDGFEFDPGSYRIPKSTFDTTDIVHWLSLATSLEALSHARVSRDSLPKDTAGAIIGNTLTGEETRAGTMRLRWPFVRRVLRKTAEARGLPEDLMQEFETAMEEVYKSVFPAVNEDTLAGSLANTIAGRICNYLDWHGGGYIVDGACSSSLLAVATAADYLQQGKMDLAIAGGVDVSLDTLELIGFAKATALTRDEMRVYDRRGKGFIPGEGCGMVVLKRLEDARRDGDTVYAVLRGWGVSSDGRGGITAPSAKGQTQALLRAYRAAGYAPQTLAFVEGHGTGTAVGDRTELEGVAGALAAHGPVEDHSVGMTSFKSIVGHTKAAAGIGGFIKAVLAVNRRVVPPTAGCAEPHASFADSARGLYPVLDGQIKAPGERLRAGVSAMGFGGINCHVTLESGDPPAPELAPSLPERILLASRQHTEVFPFSSSDPHSLLRTVRVFLQQVRGMAAGELVDAAAQAAALADDRPWRAAAVAGSVEELEARLELLAQRLEQELPAAGTLWQGDQVWIGHAAAPQRVGFLFPGQGSQQIGMGRSLVERFEWARDTIERSDSESAALRPNGQDGPLSRLYLRPSERDPAKTLEPAWMAELTATENAQPAICTTSLLWKQRLESLGILPAVVGGHSLGELTALSAAGAYDTSTLIRLATLRGLAMAAPEGEAGAMGVLACDASAAEAIIARAASGYCAIANVNSPSQTVISGERTAVSRAVELANADGIRASLLPVSNAFHSKLVESAGENFRRGADLPDRAGDLTVRVFSSIDGSEIASGADLRAHLSRQVVSPVNFTRLLETMSDHCDWLVEVGPGRVLSGLAQSHAAVRVRPCLPVEGRPGRDGDFNAVVAEAHVRGLALRWERLYENRLVRPFVPASERKFYVAPCERELAAVPAAAGSRPLLTAGPLRRIEGQANSDLAQLSETLTAAFRDAVHAEHAAVLLYEQAEDALRVVLPFDAFANRLSAADGIFADVLRSGAPEAIEVLGEDPRFRAELEALGVPLEWTALYVPFPSGAGHPLGLVRVARRPGEPFTPMDAEILAELAAIAAPGLIQAYMAERARELQGIETLLHGAVARGTADRPPEAIIGNLVESAKDSLGAEYGAILLHDRDTGTLHPAIHDKAEVLRLSAESGIPGEVFATRRSLHLANAHADPRFEPALDRLAGTRTRTVDCVPILTIQHSPLGVLLLVNRRFPGNRDYLAELGLRIGALLASRPLLDRMRAVSEGLKGEIVAEVPRPPAEWSPEPVAAAPETADVTAASARRVVLELLAERTGFAIDTLKDDARLIDDLNLDSIKIGSLLGDAAIRLGVQGKIDPMRMNAETVGNVIESFDAVAAPAAPAKASAVPAPASAMDLLLGLVAERTGFSRDCLAPDQRLLDDLNIDSIKAGALLGDLILSTGTQDRIEAAPLANATLGEIAAALQAAIGGDSARCEPAAAAATEPARRMHWVRAFNQARVAAPLLSPSAATEPPAGECLILLPQAGVPFGENLGRRLAARVLNARALDEAHLADGTKRLVVVLSDTHAPRTGSVAGAGIHELAVIHGLARRAPAAWRNLRSIIFLQRSGGSELPGGGAPSAWSFAGSLSLERPELEVGVIDFDPSLAADFVADRTLAELSGQPGYKAVEYDAEGMRWTRCIRPVEPEDCAARSIEWSAKDVVLVTGGGKGITAECALAFALETGVRLALVGRSPAPQPGETGELAATLQRFAEAGIDCRYYAADVADYPAMERAVATIRGEMGPVTGVIHGAGTNTPRPVAEVSAEQARLEIAPKLQGAENLLALFENHPPKLFAALTSIIGVTGMKNNAWYAYSNEAVARLLDGFAQAHPDTAVVCHAFSVWDEVGMGVKLGSVRHLGQLGIDAIPISEGVRQFLRWMRTAPPAREVIVAASADGLATWVRPPMAEATTPPGRFHGEVQRFEAGIELITQVSLDTRHDLYLADHDYRGSLLLPTVMGLEAMAQAVLRVAGSAETAVVRIEDIRLERPIVVSRERPQRIEIRALALERTEVSDPVVVEASIHAEQTGMEPAHFAARFVLGRRRDAAAGETALPPRQLLGIVPKIDLYGGVLFQGPLFQRISGVESLDDSHVVFVTEAKGETIRNPEGFSDTVRAPLVLGDPFYRDTLLQAAQISLTPEVCLPVRIGRIDLYSGDAPGASYRAEAKVVGRNGSRILGEVTVFDGQNRVIERITGYEVQRLDRRADLPTPAQLLARANLSDDPALQSEADQRAREFGLSAPSVIVRNIPNLHASKRDRRRVICRPVFHAAVREAGLRFAVDTSHLEVRWLETGKPVLYRSHSRSGTDAAGGLMEPEAAFAPLEVSLSHDDEVLLCVAGMGLQGCDLVGPIQRSRDQWRAMLNAGLFALVDRLEREGDALDEAGTRVWSALEAAMKALDTRDITLDIEARHADTVLFRATWEEVRVRVVSFPAMVAGRKRCMVAMVVNGGSNPNGKDTLDREQRDESSPETAEDGPVREVAAATQPETVAGRDGSWTRWLAAGGNPSDFLRVETHIADPDCDHHIAFRFPLAFKDGANADGTLYFSRFFEWMGRLREMALRPVLARLTDEFTSGEHAWVTNRSWASIERPVHAGEIMEVSCRFLGRNGPGDSTVAVGFEWHRVLPDGTQERVATSQIQMTWARVVSHGVVTPEPYPPYLDGFFRELGSTADGFEQNDQPSHVPASDRIGAALWREKPGPVAGLVLSEQNVATSPNDANLVGNIYYSKYYELQGVLRDGYFYGIVPDAYRIGEAQGGFRCIFTEVRHLRDAMPFDTIKARMYLAGIYQKGVVLAFDFFRLMPGGRSEKLATGTHVAAWRATAEAGSIADLPAALRDHLLGKVRKDILEMKSRSAA, encoded by the coding sequence ATGCGTACCGAAACCGCTCAACCGATCGCCGTTATCGGCATGGCCTGCCGCTATCCCGGCGCCGGAAACCTGTTGCAACTGTGGGAAAACATTCTTGCCCGGCGCCAGCAATTCCGCGAAATGCCCGATGTCCGGCTGCCGCTAGGCGACTATTACGACCCGGACCCTGCGGTCTCCGATAAAACCTATGGACGCAAAGCCGCGGTCCTCGACGGCTTCGAGTTCGATCCCGGCAGCTACCGCATCCCGAAGTCGACGTTCGATACCACGGACATCGTCCATTGGCTTTCGCTGGCCACGTCCCTGGAGGCGCTGAGCCATGCCCGCGTCAGCCGCGATTCCCTCCCGAAGGATACCGCCGGCGCAATCATCGGCAATACCCTGACGGGAGAGGAAACCCGCGCCGGCACGATGCGGCTGCGCTGGCCCTTCGTCCGCAGGGTGCTACGGAAGACGGCGGAGGCGCGCGGCCTCCCCGAAGACCTGATGCAGGAATTCGAAACCGCGATGGAGGAGGTCTACAAGTCGGTGTTCCCGGCAGTGAACGAAGACACGCTGGCCGGCAGCCTGGCCAATACCATCGCCGGCCGCATTTGCAACTACCTCGACTGGCACGGCGGCGGCTACATCGTTGACGGGGCCTGCTCATCGTCACTGCTGGCGGTGGCCACCGCCGCCGATTACCTGCAACAGGGCAAGATGGACTTGGCGATCGCCGGCGGCGTCGACGTGAGCCTCGACACGCTCGAACTGATCGGCTTCGCCAAGGCAACCGCCCTCACCCGCGACGAAATGCGGGTCTACGACCGGCGCGGCAAGGGATTCATTCCCGGCGAGGGCTGCGGCATGGTGGTGCTGAAACGGCTGGAGGATGCCCGCCGGGACGGCGACACGGTATATGCGGTATTGCGCGGCTGGGGCGTGTCGTCCGACGGCCGCGGCGGCATCACCGCGCCCAGCGCGAAGGGCCAGACCCAGGCGCTGCTGCGCGCCTACAGGGCGGCGGGCTACGCCCCCCAGACGCTGGCATTCGTGGAGGGCCACGGCACCGGGACCGCCGTGGGCGACCGCACCGAACTCGAGGGCGTGGCCGGCGCACTGGCGGCTCACGGTCCGGTCGAGGACCACTCGGTCGGCATGACCTCCTTCAAATCCATCGTCGGCCATACCAAGGCGGCAGCCGGCATCGGGGGATTCATCAAGGCGGTGTTGGCGGTCAACCGGCGCGTGGTGCCGCCCACTGCCGGCTGTGCCGAGCCGCACGCCAGCTTCGCCGATTCGGCGCGGGGGCTTTACCCGGTACTGGACGGGCAGATAAAGGCGCCAGGCGAGCGCCTGCGCGCCGGTGTTTCGGCCATGGGGTTCGGCGGCATCAACTGCCACGTGACTCTGGAAAGCGGCGACCCGCCTGCGCCGGAACTCGCCCCCTCCCTGCCGGAGCGGATCCTGCTGGCCAGCCGCCAGCATACGGAAGTTTTTCCATTCTCGTCTTCCGACCCACACTCGCTGCTCCGAACCGTGCGCGTATTTCTGCAGCAGGTCAGAGGAATGGCGGCCGGAGAACTGGTGGACGCGGCGGCCCAGGCGGCGGCCCTGGCCGATGACCGGCCCTGGCGGGCGGCGGCGGTCGCCGGTTCGGTCGAAGAGCTCGAAGCCCGGCTCGAACTGCTGGCGCAGCGGCTGGAGCAAGAGCTCCCGGCGGCGGGCACCTTGTGGCAGGGAGATCAAGTCTGGATCGGCCACGCGGCCGCCCCGCAGCGGGTCGGCTTCCTGTTTCCGGGCCAAGGCTCCCAGCAGATCGGGATGGGCCGCAGCCTGGTGGAGCGTTTCGAATGGGCGCGGGACACCATCGAACGCTCGGACTCCGAATCGGCGGCATTGCGCCCCAACGGCCAGGACGGCCCCCTGAGCCGGTTGTACCTGCGCCCCAGCGAGCGCGATCCGGCGAAAACGCTCGAACCGGCCTGGATGGCGGAGCTGACCGCCACCGAAAACGCCCAGCCTGCGATCTGCACCACCTCCCTTCTGTGGAAACAACGGCTCGAATCGCTCGGCATCCTTCCCGCCGTAGTCGGAGGACACAGCCTGGGCGAACTCACCGCGCTGTCCGCGGCCGGCGCTTATGACACTTCGACCCTCATCCGTCTGGCAACCCTGCGGGGGCTCGCCATGGCGGCGCCGGAAGGCGAGGCAGGCGCCATGGGTGTGCTGGCCTGCGACGCCTCGGCCGCGGAGGCGATCATCGCCCGCGCGGCGAGCGGCTATTGCGCGATCGCCAACGTCAACTCGCCATCGCAGACCGTGATTTCGGGCGAGCGTACGGCCGTGTCCCGCGCCGTCGAGCTGGCGAACGCCGATGGCATCCGCGCCAGCCTGTTGCCGGTATCCAATGCCTTCCATTCGAAACTGGTCGAAAGCGCAGGGGAGAACTTCCGGCGGGGCGCTGACCTCCCCGACCGCGCCGGCGACCTGACCGTGCGGGTATTCTCCAGCATCGACGGCAGCGAAATCGCGTCCGGCGCGGACCTGCGCGCGCACCTGTCCCGCCAAGTCGTATCGCCGGTGAACTTCACCCGCCTGCTGGAAACGATGTCGGACCATTGCGACTGGCTGGTGGAAGTCGGTCCGGGCCGGGTGCTTTCAGGACTGGCGCAAAGCCACGCCGCTGTCCGCGTGCGTCCCTGCCTGCCGGTCGAAGGGCGGCCGGGACGCGACGGCGATTTCAATGCGGTGGTGGCCGAAGCCCATGTTCGCGGACTCGCCCTGCGCTGGGAACGCCTGTACGAAAACCGGCTGGTGCGGCCCTTCGTACCGGCGTCGGAACGCAAGTTCTACGTTGCGCCCTGCGAACGCGAACTCGCCGCCGTCCCCGCCGCCGCAGGGTCCCGCCCCCTCCTGACGGCCGGTCCGCTCCGCCGGATCGAGGGGCAAGCAAATTCCGATCTCGCCCAGTTGTCGGAAACGCTGACGGCGGCCTTCCGCGACGCCGTTCACGCCGAGCACGCCGCGGTGCTGCTGTACGAACAGGCCGAGGATGCCTTGCGGGTCGTCCTGCCCTTCGACGCCTTCGCCAATCGGCTGAGCGCCGCCGACGGCATCTTCGCCGACGTGCTCCGCTCCGGGGCGCCGGAGGCCATCGAAGTGCTGGGGGAAGATCCCCGTTTCCGGGCCGAACTCGAAGCCCTCGGCGTCCCGCTCGAATGGACCGCTCTTTACGTGCCTTTCCCCAGCGGAGCCGGCCACCCTCTCGGCCTGGTTCGCGTCGCCCGACGGCCCGGCGAACCCTTTACCCCAATGGACGCCGAAATCCTGGCCGAGCTGGCGGCGATTGCCGCACCCGGCCTGATCCAGGCCTACATGGCCGAACGCGCCCGCGAACTGCAGGGAATCGAGACGCTGCTGCACGGCGCGGTGGCGAGAGGAACCGCGGACCGGCCCCCGGAGGCAATCATCGGCAACCTGGTGGAATCGGCCAAGGACAGCCTCGGAGCCGAATACGGCGCGATCCTGCTGCACGACCGCGACACCGGCACGCTCCATCCCGCCATCCACGACAAGGCCGAAGTCCTGCGCCTGAGCGCCGAGAGCGGCATCCCCGGCGAAGTATTCGCGACCCGGCGCTCCCTGCATTTGGCCAATGCCCATGCCGACCCGCGTTTCGAGCCGGCGCTCGACCGTCTCGCCGGCACCCGCACCCGCACCGTAGACTGTGTTCCCATCCTGACGATCCAGCATTCTCCGCTCGGCGTGCTGCTACTGGTGAACCGCCGGTTTCCCGGCAACCGGGATTACCTGGCGGAACTGGGTCTGAGAATCGGCGCCCTGCTGGCCAGCCGGCCACTGCTGGACCGCATGCGGGCCGTCTCGGAAGGCCTGAAGGGCGAGATCGTCGCCGAGGTGCCGCGGCCCCCGGCGGAATGGTCACCTGAACCAGTGGCCGCCGCTCCCGAAACCGCTGACGTGACGGCTGCCTCGGCGCGCAGGGTCGTCCTGGAGCTGCTGGCCGAACGCACCGGCTTCGCGATCGACACATTGAAAGACGACGCCCGCCTGATTGACGACCTCAACCTGGATTCGATCAAGATCGGCAGCTTGCTCGGCGATGCCGCGATCCGCCTGGGCGTGCAAGGAAAGATCGATCCGATGCGAATGAACGCCGAGACCGTCGGCAATGTGATCGAGTCCTTCGACGCCGTCGCCGCACCCGCGGCGCCTGCAAAGGCCTCCGCAGTGCCGGCGCCGGCATCGGCGATGGACCTGCTGCTCGGCCTGGTCGCCGAGCGCACCGGCTTCAGCCGCGACTGTCTGGCGCCCGACCAGCGCCTGCTGGACGACCTCAACATCGATTCGATCAAAGCCGGCGCGCTGTTAGGCGACCTCATCCTCAGCACCGGCACCCAGGACCGGATCGAAGCCGCGCCGCTGGCCAACGCGACCCTGGGGGAAATTGCCGCCGCGCTCCAGGCCGCGATCGGCGGAGATTCCGCACGCTGCGAACCGGCGGCGGCTGCCGCAACGGAACCCGCAAGACGCATGCACTGGGTGAGGGCATTCAACCAGGCTAGAGTCGCCGCTCCGCTCCTTTCGCCTTCGGCCGCGACGGAACCTCCAGCCGGCGAATGTCTCATCCTGCTCCCCCAAGCCGGCGTTCCATTCGGAGAGAATCTGGGACGGCGCCTTGCCGCCCGCGTGCTGAATGCGAGGGCTCTGGACGAGGCCCATCTCGCGGACGGCACCAAACGGCTGGTGGTCGTGCTATCGGATACCCATGCGCCGCGCACCGGCTCGGTCGCCGGCGCCGGTATCCACGAGCTCGCGGTGATTCACGGTCTGGCCCGACGGGCTCCCGCCGCCTGGCGAAACCTGAGGAGCATCATCTTCCTCCAGCGCAGCGGCGGCAGCGAGCTGCCGGGTGGCGGGGCGCCCAGCGCCTGGTCCTTCGCCGGCAGCCTTTCGCTGGAACGGCCGGAACTCGAGGTCGGCGTGATCGATTTCGATCCCTCCCTGGCCGCCGATTTCGTCGCCGACCGGACCCTGGCCGAACTGTCCGGACAGCCCGGCTACAAGGCGGTGGAATACGACGCCGAAGGCATGCGCTGGACCCGCTGCATCCGCCCGGTCGAGCCCGAGGACTGCGCGGCGCGCTCGATCGAATGGTCGGCGAAGGACGTGGTCCTGGTCACCGGCGGCGGCAAGGGCATCACCGCGGAGTGCGCGCTGGCGTTCGCCCTTGAGACCGGCGTCAGGCTCGCCCTGGTCGGCCGCTCGCCGGCACCGCAGCCCGGCGAAACCGGAGAACTGGCGGCGACCCTGCAGCGGTTCGCGGAAGCGGGCATCGACTGCCGGTACTACGCGGCCGATGTCGCCGATTACCCGGCAATGGAACGGGCCGTCGCGACGATCCGGGGCGAAATGGGGCCGGTGACCGGCGTGATCCATGGCGCCGGCACCAATACCCCGCGGCCCGTGGCCGAGGTCTCCGCCGAACAGGCCCGGCTCGAAATCGCGCCCAAGCTGCAAGGCGCCGAGAACCTGCTGGCCCTGTTCGAGAACCATCCGCCCAAGCTGTTCGCGGCACTGACTTCGATCATCGGTGTGACCGGCATGAAGAACAACGCCTGGTACGCCTATTCGAACGAAGCGGTGGCGCGGCTGCTCGACGGATTCGCACAAGCCCATCCGGACACGGCGGTAGTCTGCCATGCCTTCAGCGTATGGGACGAGGTCGGCATGGGCGTGAAGCTCGGCAGCGTCCGCCACCTGGGCCAATTGGGCATCGACGCCATTCCGATCTCCGAGGGCGTGCGCCAGTTCCTGCGCTGGATGCGCACCGCGCCGCCGGCACGGGAAGTGATCGTGGCCGCCAGTGCCGACGGCCTTGCCACCTGGGTTCGCCCCCCGATGGCCGAGGCGACCACCCCGCCCGGCCGATTCCACGGCGAGGTGCAACGCTTCGAGGCAGGGATAGAACTCATCACCCAGGTCAGCCTCGACACCCGGCACGATCTCTATCTGGCCGACCACGACTACCGCGGTTCCCTGCTCCTGCCTACCGTCATGGGGCTGGAAGCCATGGCCCAGGCGGTACTGCGGGTCGCCGGGAGTGCGGAGACGGCGGTCGTGCGGATCGAGGACATCCGGCTGGAACGGCCGATCGTCGTGAGCCGGGAACGGCCGCAGCGCATCGAGATACGGGCGCTGGCGCTGGAACGCACGGAGGTCTCTGACCCGGTCGTGGTGGAAGCGTCGATCCATGCCGAACAGACCGGCATGGAACCTGCGCATTTCGCTGCCCGCTTCGTGCTGGGGCGGCGTCGAGACGCCGCAGCGGGAGAAACCGCTCTGCCGCCGCGCCAGTTGCTGGGCATCGTGCCGAAGATCGATCTCTACGGCGGCGTGCTGTTCCAGGGGCCGCTGTTCCAACGTATCAGCGGCGTGGAATCACTGGACGACAGCCATGTCGTTTTCGTGACCGAGGCAAAGGGTGAGACGATTCGTAACCCCGAAGGATTCTCGGATACGGTGCGGGCTCCGCTGGTGCTGGGCGATCCGTTCTACCGCGACACCCTGCTGCAGGCCGCCCAGATATCGCTAACACCGGAAGTCTGCCTGCCGGTCCGTATCGGACGCATCGACCTCTATAGCGGCGATGCGCCCGGCGCCAGCTATCGGGCCGAAGCCAAGGTCGTCGGACGCAACGGCAGCCGGATACTGGGAGAAGTCACGGTGTTCGACGGCCAGAACCGGGTCATCGAGCGCATCACTGGCTACGAAGTGCAGAGGCTGGATCGGCGCGCCGATCTGCCGACCCCGGCCCAACTGCTGGCGCGGGCAAACTTGTCGGACGATCCGGCGCTGCAGAGCGAAGCGGACCAAAGGGCCCGTGAATTCGGTCTTTCGGCCCCATCCGTGATCGTCCGCAACATTCCCAATCTCCATGCCAGCAAGCGCGACAGAAGGCGCGTCATATGCCGTCCGGTCTTTCACGCTGCGGTTCGCGAGGCCGGGCTCCGCTTCGCCGTAGATACCTCGCACCTCGAGGTACGCTGGCTGGAAACCGGCAAACCGGTGCTGTACCGCTCGCACAGCCGGTCGGGAACGGATGCGGCGGGCGGACTCATGGAGCCGGAAGCGGCTTTCGCACCGCTGGAAGTATCACTGAGCCATGACGACGAGGTTCTGCTTTGCGTTGCCGGCATGGGGCTCCAAGGCTGCGATCTGGTGGGTCCAATCCAGCGCAGCCGGGATCAATGGCGTGCGATGCTGAACGCCGGGCTGTTTGCACTCGTCGACCGCCTGGAACGCGAAGGGGACGCACTGGATGAGGCCGGAACGCGGGTTTGGTCTGCGCTGGAGGCGGCTATGAAGGCTCTCGATACCCGCGACATCACGCTGGATATCGAGGCCCGGCATGCCGATACCGTCCTGTTCCGCGCCACCTGGGAAGAGGTCCGGGTGCGGGTCGTGAGCTTCCCGGCAATGGTCGCCGGACGGAAGCGTTGCATGGTAGCCATGGTCGTAAACGGCGGGTCGAATCCGAACGGAAAGGATACGCTCGATCGGGAACAGCGTGACGAGAGCTCACCGGAAACGGCGGAGGACGGACCGGTCCGGGAGGTTGCGGCAGCGACTCAACCCGAGACCGTGGCTGGACGCGATGGATCTTGGACCCGTTGGCTGGCGGCGGGCGGAAATCCCTCCGATTTTCTCCGGGTCGAAACCCATATCGCCGACCCGGATTGCGACCACCATATCGCGTTCCGTTTTCCTCTGGCATTCAAAGATGGCGCCAACGCCGACGGTACGCTTTATTTCTCCCGCTTCTTCGAGTGGATGGGACGGCTCAGGGAAATGGCGCTAAGGCCTGTTTTGGCCCGGCTCACCGACGAATTCACATCGGGCGAGCATGCCTGGGTCACCAACCGTTCCTGGGCATCCATCGAAAGGCCGGTACATGCGGGGGAGATCATGGAGGTGTCATGCCGCTTCCTTGGCCGCAATGGCCCCGGGGATTCGACGGTCGCCGTCGGATTCGAATGGCACCGGGTCCTGCCTGATGGGACGCAGGAGCGCGTGGCAACCAGCCAGATCCAGATGACCTGGGCCAGGGTCGTCTCCCACGGGGTGGTCACGCCCGAACCGTATCCGCCGTATCTCGACGGCTTCTTCCGGGAGCTCGGATCCACGGCCGACGGGTTCGAACAAAATGACCAGCCCAGCCATGTCCCCGCATCGGACCGCATCGGCGCCGCCTTGTGGCGCGAAAAACCGGGGCCCGTCGCCGGCCTGGTGCTTTCCGAGCAGAATGTCGCCACCTCGCCGAATGACGCGAATCTGGTGGGCAATATCTACTATTCGAAGTACTATGAGTTGCAAGGGGTACTCCGGGATGGCTATTTTTACGGCATCGTTCCCGATGCCTATCGGATCGGCGAAGCGCAAGGAGGCTTTCGGTGCATCTTCACCGAAGTCCGGCACCTCCGGGACGCAATGCCGTTCGATACCATCAAAGCCCGTATGTATTTGGCAGGGATCTACCAAAAAGGCGTCGTACTGGCATTCGACTTTTTCCGGCTCATGCCCGGCGGCCGATCGGAAAAACTTGCCACCGGCACGCATGTAGCGGCCTGGAGGGCGACGGCGGAAGCCGGCAGCATCGCTGACCTGCCAGCAGCGCTGCGTGACCATTTGCTCGGCAAAGTCAGGAAAGACATACTGGAGATGAAGAGCAGATCGGCTGCTTGA
- a CDS encoding putative bifunctional diguanylate cyclase/phosphodiesterase, which yields MTLIIILGKYLWIAGILASVVMSEVVTAAMGLLLKGEVTYDYLATGMVAALLVSGIVVAGTMKLEDLERRRQEEVAKNRALRASERRYRTLIEVANDAILVTDSETGTLVDCNRQAETLLGMSRNEIIGQHMSNLQETRKDADSAETDFLGYMLRGKTGTIELSLIRADGTTIPVEVSSSTFEMDGRRYVHGAFRDITQRREAEDRIKHLAHHDPLTNLPNRIFLHGRLEQAVEFARREQKQVAVMFIDLDNFKRINDTLGHRIGDALLGQVAGRLTENVHGSQVVGRLGGDEFIVVITGNNVSTTATSMAERILESVCRPYTVEDYQLHSGASIGIAIYPADGNSAETLMKHADAAMYHAKNRGRNTFEFFSQAINRGVRERLEIENGLRDALKHGGFRLHYQPQIDLATGSVCSVEALLRWRHPVLGAITPDRFIPIAEETKLILPLGLWVIDRACHQMRSWRNEGIAGVRMAINVSVKQLQDESFFEALGSIVERHGLSGSDIELEITESAIMENLSRVQAILKSLQDYGITLSIDDFGTGYSSLGRLKLLPIQSLKIDRSFVQDIETDHGNAKICDGIIALGHSLGLTIIAEGVETEAQKNLLQNSGCDAIQGFLIAKPLPAEDVAKLIVQVNGIN from the coding sequence GTGACACTCATCATCATCTTGGGGAAGTACCTGTGGATTGCCGGCATTCTGGCTTCCGTAGTGATGTCCGAAGTCGTGACCGCAGCGATGGGTTTGCTCCTCAAAGGGGAAGTCACCTACGACTATCTGGCCACGGGGATGGTGGCCGCCCTCCTGGTTTCCGGGATTGTCGTTGCCGGCACCATGAAACTTGAGGATCTGGAACGGCGCCGCCAGGAGGAAGTGGCCAAGAACCGCGCGCTCCGCGCCAGCGAACGGCGTTACCGCACCTTGATCGAGGTCGCCAACGACGCCATCCTCGTCACCGATTCCGAGACCGGAACCCTGGTCGACTGCAACCGGCAGGCCGAAACTTTGCTGGGAATGTCCCGCAATGAAATCATCGGCCAGCACATGAGCAATCTCCAGGAAACCCGCAAAGATGCCGATAGTGCGGAAACCGATTTTCTCGGCTATATGTTGCGCGGCAAAACCGGAACCATCGAGCTATCGCTGATCAGGGCCGACGGCACCACCATTCCGGTGGAAGTCAGCAGCAGCACCTTCGAAATGGATGGGCGGCGCTATGTCCACGGTGCGTTCCGCGACATTACCCAACGAAGAGAGGCAGAGGACCGGATCAAGCATCTCGCCCATCACGACCCGCTCACCAATCTGCCCAATCGCATTTTCCTGCACGGACGCCTCGAACAAGCGGTCGAATTCGCCCGGCGGGAGCAGAAGCAGGTCGCGGTGATGTTCATCGACCTGGACAATTTCAAGAGAATCAACGACACCCTGGGCCACCGGATCGGCGATGCGCTGCTGGGACAAGTTGCAGGGCGGCTGACCGAAAATGTGCACGGAAGCCAGGTGGTCGGGCGGCTGGGGGGCGACGAGTTCATCGTCGTGATCACCGGCAATAATGTCTCGACGACCGCAACGTCCATGGCGGAGCGAATCCTGGAAAGCGTCTGCCGCCCTTATACAGTCGAGGACTATCAGCTGCACTCCGGCGCAAGCATAGGCATTGCCATTTATCCCGCCGACGGAAACAGCGCGGAGACCCTGATGAAGCACGCTGACGCCGCGATGTACCATGCCAAAAACCGGGGACGCAACACCTTCGAATTCTTCAGCCAGGCCATAAATCGCGGCGTCAGGGAACGGCTCGAAATCGAAAACGGCCTGCGCGACGCGCTGAAGCACGGGGGCTTCAGACTCCATTACCAGCCCCAGATCGATCTGGCCACCGGCTCCGTCTGCAGCGTCGAAGCGCTATTACGGTGGCGCCATCCGGTACTCGGCGCCATCACTCCCGACCGGTTCATACCCATCGCCGAAGAGACCAAACTCATCCTGCCCTTGGGGCTGTGGGTCATCGACCGGGCATGCCATCAGATGCGAAGCTGGCGGAACGAAGGCATCGCCGGCGTACGCATGGCCATCAACGTTTCGGTGAAACAACTGCAGGATGAGTCATTTTTCGAAGCCCTGGGCTCGATCGTCGAACGCCATGGCCTATCCGGCTCTGATATCGAACTCGAAATCACCGAATCCGCCATCATGGAAAATCTCAGCCGTGTTCAGGCAATATTGAAATCGCTACAGGATTATGGAATCACGCTCTCCATCGACGATTTCGGCACCGGCTATTCCTCATTGGGCCGACTCAAACTCCTGCCCATCCAAAGCCTGAAAATCGATCGTTCCTTTGTTCAGGACATTGAGACCGATCACGGAAATGCCAAGATTTGCGACGGTATCATCGCACTCGGCCACAGCCTTGGACTGACAATCATTGCCGAAGGTGTGGAAACGGAGGCGCAAAAAAACTTGCTGCAAAACTCTGGCTGCGATGCGATTCAAGGCTTCCTCATTGCTAAGCCATTGCCTGCGGAGGACGTTGCGAAACTTATCGTCCAGGTAAACGGAATAAACTGA